The genome window GGAAGAGATCACGCTCTACCGGATGATATCGGGAAGGACGCTGACGGACCCCCGGCAGTCTCCGGGAGAGGGTTTCCATCCCCAGACGCAACTCCGCTCCGTTACCGTTCCCGTGTACACCTATACTGCCTGGTTCTTTTCCAGAAGCCGCCAGCCTTCGGGCATTCTGGCGACGGAAAACCCGCGGGGCGGCCCGTGCAACCTCCCCCAGGGAAGCGCTACCCTCGTCCTGGCGGCTGGTAAAAACACCCCGGCCCAGAGAGCGCATTTGCAAAGCGATGATATCATCACCGCCATAAACGGCCGATCCGCGCCGTACACCGCCCTGTATTCCATGCTGCGCCCCGGAGACAACCCCCTGACCATCTGCAGAAACGGGCTATATCACTCCGTTGTTCTTTCTCTCCCCGCGCCGGGAAAAGCGCCGTAAAAAAAGATGACCGGCGGAACCGGTCATCAAAAACACGAAAAAGAAGCACATCATGCGGCGTGTTTGCGCCGCTCCCAAAGCTTCATGGCTTTCATCTTTTTACGCCGTTCGCGCTGCAAGGACTTACACACCAACGGCGTGTTCCGTTTGATGCCCCACTTTTCGCGGTAGGCATCCGCGTCAAGGTTATGCGACGCCAAGTGCTTCTTCGTCAGTATTTTGAAAGATCTTCCGCATTCTAGGCAAACGATGGTCTGCTCTTTTATGGATTTGCGGACAGGAGCAGGCGAAACGTCTTCTTCAGGCTGCGCGCCGGCGCAAACGTCGCGAATACCTTCAGACAACTTTTGAACCATGGAAATAATTTCCTCTTCAACCATGGTTCTTACTTTTGCCTGCGCTTTGACGATCTCCAGCGCCTCNAGGAGATTTTGAACATGAGCCATCATAATACACTCTTTTCTCAAATGCTATCATTGATTCCCAGACATGTTTTTCAGAAACTGGAAGCCCGGCATAAAACAGGTCGTTCTTCTCGACAATTCGGCTTTAAGGAACAGTTTACGGTCATGGCTTTTATCCAGCTTGCAGCAAGGCGCTCCATGCGTGACGGATTGCGCTGTTTGGCCGCCTGCGGCAAGAGGCTGTATCATTTTGGCCTTTTTCCCGTTGCACGTTCCACTTTCTCCGATGCCAACAACTCCCGGCCTGTGGGCTTTTTCAAAGATCTATTTGCCGACATGTACAGCCTGTGTGTTCCCAAGGCCTCCAAACACAAATTTCATTTCAAATGCAAACTTTACAGCATGGACGCCACCACCATCAGCCTGTGTTTGTCGCTGTTTCCCTGGGCCACGTTCCGCCAAAACAAGGGCGGCGTCAAAATGAACACAGTGCTTGACCACGATGGTCATATCCCGGCATTTGTCACCGTTGATGTGGCCAAAACGCACGAAAGCCGTATGGCGAAAAGTCTTTCTCTGCCCAAAGGCTCCATCGTGACCTTCGACAAAGGCTATGTCAGTTACCCCTGGTTTCAGACCCTGCTCGAAAATGGCATCTTTTTCGTCACCCGCCTGAAGGACAACGCTGTTTACAAACTGCTGGAGCGCCGCCCGGTGAACCGCACAAGCGGGGTTACTTCCGACCACATTATCGAAGTGAAGCACAGCCGGGGAAAAGTCTTGCGCCTGCGTCGCATCGGCTACCGGGACGCCGAAACAGGCAAGCGTTACGAATTTCTGACAAATCACTTTCGCCTGTCCGCCCGCACCATCGCCGATATTTACAAAGAACGCTGGAAAATCGAACTCTTTTTTCGCGAAATCAAACAGAATCTACGCATCAAAAGCTTTGTCGGGAACACGGAAAATGCTGTATTGATTCAGATTTATACCGCGCTGACCGTCTACCTGCTCCTGGCCTACCAGAAATTCCTGAGTAAAACAGGGCTGTCCGTGCAGCAACTTTTCCAAATCGCCTCACTGAACATCCTCGGAACAGACTCGCTGGAAGAACTCCTGAAGCCCCGACGACGAAAAAATGAAAACCTCTATAACCTCAGTCTGTTATCCTTGGCAGCTTAACCGGACAGCATTGACTCAAAATGAATGAAACAATGCATAGTCAAAAAAGCAGTCCGCGCATATTCAAGAAAACTTTCAGCAACAAAAACAATGTGTTACTATAAAAATAGGGATTCCCTCAAAACAAACCATACCCTGTATGCTTTTCCCGCAAAAGCGCGAACACCTTTCGCCTCAGCGCAACACTGTACGTTTTACGTGCCATAATCAATAAAAAAATACAATATAATTTGCCCTAAAAAATTAAAATTCTTTAATATGAGAGGCAAAAATGCCTCATTATTCGATAAAATCTTCCTGTATCTTCTTTTGATTGGTAACAAGTTCTAAAAATATGCGGCAAGTTATGAGTATTACTCCGTATAATTTTAATTGTCACAGATATCTATCGATATTTGGCATGTCAGTACTGATTGTCGTACAGCGAAAAAGGCGCGTGTTTCTTGAAAATATGAAAATTGGCAATAGGAGAACAAGTTATCCGCCATTTTTTTATAAAAAACGCGGCAAGATAGTATTGCGCCGCAAAACACTGTCTCTTTTCCCTTACGTAAGGACAATAAAAACCATGCAACCTCTGCATCATCGTCTTCCTGCACAGGTTATTCTTGGAATTAATCCGATTTTGCGCTATGCAATGACAGATGTCGCCATGCCTTCCCGGAATAGAACATAAGGAACATTATGCGCCGATTCTTTCATAGTCTCCGCCTGCTCCTCGCGGCCTGTATCCTCACCGCCTGCACCCCCGCGCGGACCGGCGTCATCGGCAATACACTGACGACAAACGTCAAGCCGGAAATCAGCATCACCGGGCAAGCGCCTTTGACCATTCAGGCCAGCGGCAGGCTGCGGCCCAACTCCGGCATGGCCACCATTTCCGACTCCGCGGATTTTACCTTTGACTACGCTTTTTTTATGGCGAACACCGCTGAGCAACGGTTCGCATACGCCGCCATAGTCCGCATCGACAATGAAGGCCGGTGGCTTTTCCAGCCGCCGGCGCGTTTTGACGGAGCGTTTGCCGTCAATGACCGCATCATTGGCGGCTTCCAATGGTCGATACAACTGCTGCGCGTTTCCAGTGACAAAGACTGGGGGAGCGCTGTCTGGAGCGATGTGAACGGCGGCGCGCCCGCGTCCGGAATGCCGGAATTCTGGCTTGCAAAACGGTGGATAACGCACCTGAACAGCACCACCCGGGCCGTCATGGAATACCGGGAACCCTGGCCCGGCAACCTGGCCGTGCTGGGCGCGGACACGGTGATTGTGTCGGACAGCACTGCCGCGATCCTGCAACAGTTTGATGCCAGGGCCGACGCCGCCTTTCTGGTGGAAAAGAAACGCGGGGAGTTCGACACGAACACGCCGCAGCCGCAAACGTCAAAACCCCGAGTTCCCGTCAATATGGCAAAACTGGTTGGAACGGTCATAGACCGTGGCGGCAGTTGAGCGATTGCCCGCCGCAGAAGATGAAAACCCCCGGCGAGTGCCGGGGGTTTTCATCTTCTGGAATGCGTGCGCGCCAGCGCCGTTCTATTCAAAGCATTTCAAGGCGGCGGCGCCGGCCGGGAAGTTCGGCGGGCCGCAGCCCACGCCCGGCGTGTACGAGGCGGCAAGACCGGCCACGAGATATTTCTGCGCCAGCACAACGGCTTCCTCAAGCGGTTTTCCCTGCCCGAGAAACGTTGCCATGGCGGCGGAGAGCGTGCAACCCGTCCCGTGGTTGTTCTTCGTCTCGATCAATTTGTGCGGCAGGGCTTTGGGCGCCTTGCCCGGAAGGCAGAGCCAGTCGGTCATGATCCCGTCGGAGGGCATGTCCTCGGGCGCGAAGTGCCCGCCCTTGAGCAGAACGGCCTTCGCTCCCTTGGCCATCAGATCTTCCGCCAGGACGGCGATATCAGCGGCATACCGCAGCCGTTTCCCCGTGAGGGCCTCCGCCTCGGGGGCATTGGGCGTTATGACGTCGGCGAGGGGGATAATGGTGCGGATGAGCGCCTCCACGGCGTCGTCCCGCAGCAGTTTGTGCCCGGACTGGCTGACCGCCACCGGGTCCACAACAAGAGGAAAGGTCTTGCCCGCCAGGCATGCGGCAACGACCTCCATAAGCGGGGCGGAAAACAGCATGCCGGTCTTGGCCGCCGCGATGGGGAACCCGTCCAGCAGCGTTTCCAATTGCGTCCGCATAAAATCTGGGTCAGGCGCATGGATGCCGCGCACACCTTCCCCGTTTTGCGCCGTCAGTGCGGTAATGGCGGAGATGCCGAACGCGCCGAGCACCGTCATGGTCTTCAGGTCAGCCTGGATACCCGCGCCCCCGCCGGAGTCCGACCCGGCGATGGTCATGATAACTGCCGGATTTGCCATCACGCGCCCTGCCCTTTCATTATTGCGCGGACTTCCGCCACCCGCGCCGCGATCTCCGGCGCGCCGACAAGCTCGGAGACCAGGCAGCAGCAACGCCCGCCGTGGCGGACGACTTCCGCGATGTTGTGCCGCTTGATGCCGCCGATCACCACAAAGGGAATCGCTTGCGACGCCGCGACATAATCAAGATATTCCAGCCCCACGGGATTGCAGACATCTTCCTTGGTCTGTGTCGCGTACAAGGGGCCGACGCCGATATAATCCGCGCCGACGCGCACGGCCTCGGCAACCTGTTCCGGCGAGTGGGTGGAAAAACCGATGCAGCAATCGTCGCCGACCAGTTCCCGCACCCTGCCGACCGGCAGATCTTCCTGCCCCACATGCACCCCGTCCGCTTTGACGAGCATGGCGATATCAATATGGTCGTTCACGATAAAAAAAGCGCCGGCGTCCCGGGTCATTGTGCGGAGAATTTCGCACTCGCGCAGCATTTCCCCGGCTTTTTTCTTTTTCTCTCGGTATTGGATTATTTTGACGCCCGCGCCGAGCAGCGCGCCGACCACTTCCTCGACAGGCCTGCCCAGGGAAAGGGTGCTGTCGGTGATGGCGTAAATATCAGTTTTCGGTAATGCCCGCATGGACTCCTCCCAACTCGGTTACAAGGGCCAGAATATGCGCCAGCACGGCATCCGCCTGCATGGCCGCCGCCTGCATCACGCGCGGCGCAAGGGGCGGATTGGCGCAATCAACAGGGTTCACAAAGTCGCCTACCGCCGTGACGTTCGGGCGCGGCCTGCGGCAAACCATGACGGCGTCGCGGCCAAAGCCCCCCATGCCGGAAGCGGTCACATACAGTTCCTTCTCGGGCGCGAAAAGCTCGTACAGCATAACTTTTGTCTCGGCA of uncultured delta proteobacterium contains these proteins:
- a CDS encoding exported hypothetical protein (Evidence 5 : No homology to any previously reported sequences), yielding MRRFFHSLRLLLAACILTACTPARTGVIGNTLTTNVKPEISITGQAPLTIQASGRLRPNSGMATISDSADFTFDYAFFMANTAEQRFAYAAIVRIDNEGRWLFQPPARFDGAFAVNDRIIGGFQWSIQLLRVSSDKDWGSAVWSDVNGGAPASGMPEFWLAKRWITHLNSTTRAVMEYREPWPGNLAVLGADTVIVSDSTAAILQQFDARADAAFLVEKKRGEFDTNTPQPQTSKPRVPVNMAKLVGTVIDRGGS
- a CDS encoding Phosphomethylpyrimidine kinase, whose translation is MANPAVIMTIAGSDSGGGAGIQADLKTMTVLGAFGISAITALTAQNGEGVRGIHAPDPDFMRTQLETLLDGFPIAAAKTGMLFSAPLMEVVAACLAGKTFPLVVDPVAVSQSGHKLLRDDAVEALIRTIIPLADVITPNAPEAEALTGKRLRYAADIAVLAEDLMAKGAKAVLLKGGHFAPEDMPSDGIMTDWLCLPGKAPKALPHKLIETKNNHGTGCTLSAAMATFLGQGKPLEEAVVLAQKYLVAGLAASYTPGVGCGPPNFPAGAAALKCFE
- a CDS encoding Transcriptional regulator, MucR family; the protein is MMAHVQNLLEALEIVKAQAKVRTMVEEEIISMVQKLSEGIRDVCAGAQPEEDVSPAPVRKSIKEQTIVCLECGRSFKILTKKHLASHNLDADAYREKWGIKRNTPLVCKSLQRERRKKMKAMKLWERRKHAA
- a CDS encoding hypothetical protein (Evidence 5 : No homology to any previously reported sequences); this translates as MMQRLHGFYCPYVREKRQCFAAQYYLAAFFIKKWRITCSPIANFHIFKKHAPFSLYDNQY
- the thiE gene encoding Thiamine-phosphate synthase — encoded protein: MRALPKTDIYAITDSTLSLGRPVEEVVGALLGAGVKIIQYREKKKKAGEMLRECEILRTMTRDAGAFFIVNDHIDIAMLVKADGVHVGQEDLPVGRVRELVGDDCCIGFSTHSPEQVAEAVRVGADYIGVGPLYATQTKEDVCNPVGLEYLDYVAASQAIPFVVIGGIKRHNIAEVVRHGGRCCCLVSELVGAPEIAARVAEVRAIMKGQGA
- a CDS encoding hypothetical protein (Evidence 5 : No homology to any previously reported sequences) translates to MVSTALTLGNIGQTVIKMTASGPEKVAVGELPPHYSGNRSRMIREAWEQNYQLAKTVRWEGEDAPWPEIVAATARKANGGGVLFALVERRPLRTETRQEEITLYRMISGRTLTDPRQSPGEGFHPQTQLRSVTVPVYTYTAWFFSRSRQPSGILATENPRGGPCNLPQGSATLVLAAGKNTPAQRAHLQSDDIITAINGRSAPYTALYSMLRPGDNPLTICRNGLYHSVVLSLPAPGKAP
- a CDS encoding hypothetical protein (Evidence 5 : No homology to any previously reported sequences), whose product is MRGKNASLFDKIFLYLLLIGNKF
- a CDS encoding transposase produces the protein MLSLIPRHVFQKLEARHKTGRSSRQFGFKEQFTVMAFIQLAARRSMRDGLRCLAACGKRLYHFGLFPVARSTFSDANNSRPVGFFKDLFADMYSLCVPKASKHKFHFKCKLYSMDATTISLCLSLFPWATFRQNKGGVKMNTVLDHDGHIPAFVTVDVAKTHESRMAKSLSLPKGSIVTFDKGYVSYPWFQTLLENGIFFVTRLKDNAVYKLLERRPVNRTSGVTSDHIIEVKHSRGKVLRLRRIGYRDAETGKRYEFLTNHFRLSARTIADIYKERWKIELFFREIKQNLRIKSFVGNTENAVLIQIYTALTVYLLLAYQKFLSKTGLSVQQLFQIASLNILGTDSLEELLKPRRRKNENLYNLSLLSLAA